The following proteins come from a genomic window of Aspergillus oryzae RIB40 DNA, chromosome 4:
- a CDS encoding DnaJ-like protein C11 C-terminal domain-containing protein (molecular chaperone (DnaJ superfamily)) translates to MPASNGRSGHERGAVERLLSPFLDIGLDVDSAFTIPKQISQFQIGLLSLPKSHKQAAFMDDYDEQPEGEEEESEYQQLRSKQRAEDKVGEAWQIGFSVSPEASGLQLSYARNLFSGTAANDPVRSEWSSEGHYALPPANEPRSIRVEVASTVNMDLSLSWKIEGSRQVGELTRMGLGVGVEGPHGLVMTVSWSRLGQKIKLPIAVCPIDMVNADAAALAIIFPWVAYCAWEFGFIRPRERKNRRRVIARRQKELKKLVPIKRAESLQATELMTEQVRRRQAKEERQDGLVITKAEYGHYPSKKKGNDVGKEYEVVDVTIPVAGLVDRSQLVIPKNMVKLWCC, encoded by the exons ATGCCCGCCAGCAATGGCCGTTCAGGTCATGAAAGAG GCGCCGTAGAGCGCTTGCTTAGCCCctttcttgatattggtcTAGACGTCGACTCTGCATTCACCATCCCCAAACAGATTAGCCAGTTCCAGATTGGTCTGCTGTCTCTCCCAAAATCTCACAAGCAGGCTGCTTTTATGGATGATTATGATGAACAGCCggaaggcgaggaagaggaaagcgAGTACCAGCAACTTCGGTCCAAACAGCGCGCAGAAGACAAGGTGGGCGAAGCTTGGCAGATAGGcttctctgtttctcccGAAGCAAGTGGCTTACAGCTGAGCTACGCACGTAATCTCTTTTCCGGAACGGCCGCCAATGACCCTGTGCGCTCTGAGTGGAGTTCCGAGGGCCATTATGCTTTGCCGCCGGCGAATGAACCGCGCTCCATACGGGTTGAAGTGGCCAGTACTGTCAACATGGATTTGTCGCTTTCGTGGAAAATTGAAGGGTCGCGGCAGGTTGGAGAACTGACTCGCATGGGACTCGGTGTAGGAGTTGAAGGCCCCCATGGCCTTGTCATGACGGTCTCGTGGAGTAGACTTGGGCAAAAGATTAAGCTTCCTATCGCTGTCTGTCCCATTGACATGGTCAATGCAGACGCTGCCGCGCTTGCTATCATATTTCCATGGGTGGCATACTGTGCGTGGGAATTTGGGTTTATTCGgccaagagaaaggaagaaccGTCGTCGTGTGATAGCTCGACGAcagaaggagctgaagaaattgGTGCCAATAAAGAGAGCAGAAAGCCTGCAAGCGACTGAGCTCATGACTGAACAGGTACGGCGGAGGCAAgcgaaggaggagagacAGGACGGTCTAGTCATTACTAAGGCCGAGTATGGCCATTATccttcaaagaagaagggcaacGACGTTGGTAAAGAATATGAGGTGGTAGATGTTACTATTCCCGTGGCTGGTTTGGTCGACCGTAGCCAGCTGGTGATTCCCAAGAACATGGTCAAG CTGTGGTGCTGCTGA
- a CDS encoding uncharacterized protein (predicted protein): MSNYYVGQFGRMLPAIDGQSSRRESNTPANPPVPGPHPYKLPPPRSSAPLQLGNDPFLHQRNQGEGADSGGALSRPSPGHQQTPNKQLPSVSQLLTPTVHESRPPSPYRPHAFNYAPHNGATDPTHRYRPKETGPVFVTPRSDIQESAKFRSDPSPQLQPGALPRLTHMSPHGLGHEPHFSPASQGSPSIPPFAPPSYSPQGFRSHERDSGDVAGSETSDSGSATNKSQSNVRPHVIDEKYIDGEGLCYIYADGSHCPKIIDGVPVNANWGITKAGKPRKRLAQACLTCREKKIKCQPNLPKCDQCQKSGRECRFESAPRGHRAALKASQLLNRYEIRDGFTAGHNYPGSSGSFYSMVRASESSTSLPGTSSQSPVSEGAVLTPSAMEGVQENTLEAEHQRRLRVQSLSRVSVGVEEFSKRPAVHVPPDYNEILMEMKDLDPQDPIACDWSIDPYEADPELTVHYIETYFNYINDRLYYMLPRKRFLLWLRSCHTKSLDDHMLLYSMMALGAIFSDRPDRVMALKRYSRTARYAVERSQHSLTLQLAQSRIIMSLWFYAIGALVKSWDAAGAAVRTVCGLRYNVESGGVIVDQTQQTCEYGLHPQALIECRRRTFWIAFMMDRLSSFYTPSSTFISSQSAYLRLPCREEVYEAQQYTTVPYFQNFLNQTPVSPEDELSGISAMALLIDVMAIWGDVSDHVFRLSLIPADAYRKLFEEFHSSIIRRSDELVSRLPDHLTFTAVNMERSIRTKKADTFVEIHLLYHATLMKLNRHARHRSLPEATIDWHVHTTRNHAAEILRISLTLMRYAAEYEPSRLVMEPATAKGTILSPYLGYVIVSAVDVLSAGGLMVDIPETITLIRGGLEALKELSRFWAGSVPLVSLVETRLDAMLEHRHHPMMSEGKVAFMVTGSSLDSQVRNGTQKQEPPSNEDLMYGGLPRERFFAAVGAGKVPFLEENILWIRDTS; the protein is encoded by the exons ATGTCGAACTACTATGTGGGACAATTCGGACGTATGTTACCTGCCATCGATGGCCAGTCGAGTCGTCGAGAGTCCAATACGCCAGCTAACCCGCCAGTTCCCGGGCCTCACCCATACAAACTTCCACCACCGCGTTCTTCGGCGCCTTTGCAATTAGGAAATGATCCCTTCTTGCATCAGCGAAATCAGGGAGAGGGAGCCGATTCTGGAGGAGCGCTTTCGAGACCTTCTCCAGGCCATCAGCAGACCCCAAACAAACAGCTCCCGTCAGTTAGCCAGTTGCTGACTCCCACTGTGCATGAGAGCCGACCCCCATCACCTTATCGCCCCCATGCATTTAATTATGCACCTCATAATGGAGCGACGGATCCCACGCATAGGTATCGTCCGAAGGAGACAGGTCCTGTCTTCGTGACGCCCCGGAGTGACATTCAGGAGAGCGCCAAATTCCGTTCTGATCCTAGTCCACAGCTGCAGCCGGGGGCCTTGCCCCGCCTCACTCACATGTCGCCTCATGGCTTAGGGCATGAGCCTCACTTTAGCCCTGCAAGCCAGGGTAGCCCTTCTATCCCACCTTTCGCGCCCCCTTCTTATTCCCCCCAGGGCTTCAGATCCCATGAGCGGGATTCAGGAGATGTGGCTGGCTCAGAGACCTCGGATTCTGGCAGTGCGACAAACAAGTCCCAGTCCAATGTCCGACCTCATGTCATCGATGAAAAGTATATCGATGGAGAGGGTTTGTGCTATATATATGCTGATGGCTCTCATTGTCcgaagatcatcgatggtGTGCCGGTGAACGCTAACTGGGGGATCACTAAGGCTGGAAAGCCGCGAAAGCGGCTGGCACAAGCGTGTCTAACATgcagggagaagaaaatcaaatgCCAACCAAACCTTCCTAAATGCGACCAGTGTCAGAAATCCGGACGAGAGTGCAGGTTTGAGAGCGC GCCTCGCGGCCACCGTGCAGCACTGAAGGCTTCGCAGTTGCTAAACCGATACGAAATAAGAGATGGTTTCACTGCGGGCCACAACTATCCAGGATCTTCTGGTTCGTTTTACTCGATGGTTCGGGCATCGGAGAGTTCAACCTCCCTTCCGGGAACCAGTTCACAGTCGCCGGTATCTGAAGGCGCCGTGCTTACTCCTTCCGCTATGGAGGGTGTTCAGGAGAATACGCTAGAAGCCGAGCATCAACGCAGACTACGAGTGCAGAGCTTGAGTCGGGTCTCcgtgggggtggaggaatTCAGCAAACGCCCAGCGGTCCATGTGCCCCCGGATTACAACGAGatattgatggagatgaaagatTTAGATCCTCAAGATCCTATCGCATGCGACTGGAGCATCGATCCGTACGAAGCCGATCCCGAACTGACAGTCCATTATATTGAAACCTATTTTAACTACATCAACGATCGCTTGTATTACATGCTTCCTCGGAAACGTTTCCTTCTGTGGTTGAGGTCATGCCATACGAAATCATTGGATGATCATATGCTTCTTTACTCGATGATGGCACTGGGTGCGATATTTTCAGATCGTCCAGATCGAGTGATGGCACTAAAAAGGTATTCACGCACTGCCCGATATGCGGTGGAGCGCAGCCAACATAGTCTCACGTTGCAACTTGCGCAAAGCCGTATTATCATGAGTCTCTGGTTTTACGCTATCGGTGCACTTGTGAAGTCGTGGGATGCAGCAGGTGCAGCCGTCCGAACCGTGTGCGGGTTACGATATAATGTCGAGTCAGGTGGAGTCATCGTGGACCAAACTCAACAAACTTGCGAATACGGTCTACACCCGCAAGCGTTGATTGAGTGCCGCCGGAGGACGTTCTGGATTGCGTTTATGATGGAT CGCCTGTCCTCCTTTTACACCCCCTCCTCGACCTTTATTTCTTCCCAATCAGCCTACCTCAGACTCCCCTGCCGAGAAGAAGTCTACGAAGCCCAACAATATACCACCGTGCCTTATTTCCAAAATTTCCTGAACCAGACACCGGTGTCGCCAGAGGATGAGCTCTCTGGCATAAGTGCTATGGCGCTTTTGATAGACGTTATGGCCATTTGGGGAGATGTGTCAGATCATGTATTCCGACTATCATTGATACCCGCGGATGCATATCGCAAGCTCTTCGAAGAattccattcctccatcaTTCGGCGGTCGGACGAGTTAGTTTCCAGACTTCCAGATCATCTTACCTTTACGGCAGTCAATATGGAGCGAAGCATTCGGACAAAGAAGGCAGACACATTCGTGGAGATTCACTTGCTATATCATGCCACGTTGATGAAGCTCAATCGACATGCTCGTCACCGTAGCCTGCCTGAAGCAACAATCGACTGGCACGTACATACAACTCGGAATCACGCGGCCGAGATTCTTCGGATATCACTTACTCTCATGCGCTATGCTGCTGAGTACGAACCGTCACGACTTGTCATGGAGCCGGCTACGGCCAAGGGCACGATTCTTAGTCCTTACTTGGGTTACGTGATAGTCTCTGCGGTCGACGTTCTCAGCGCGGGTGGGTTGATGGTTGATATCCCCGAGACCATCACTCTCATTCGGGGTGGTCTTGAAGCATTGAAGGAGTTGAGCCGTTTCTGGGCTGGATCTGTGCCATTGGTATCATTGGTCGAAACACGACTAGACGCGATGCTGGAGCATCGCCATCACCCGATGATGTCGGAAGGCAAGGTTGCTTTCATGGTGACCGGATCGTCTCTGGATAGTCAGGTCCGCAACGGTACCCAAAAGCAAGAACCACCATCCAACGAAGATCTCATGTACGGTGGTTTACCGCGTGAACGGTTCTTTGCCGCCGTGGGCGCTGGAAAAGTTCCATtcctggaagaaaatattcTCTGGATCAGAGACACCAGTTGA